The following are encoded in a window of Roseimaritima ulvae genomic DNA:
- a CDS encoding FAD-binding and (Fe-S)-binding domain-containing protein, whose protein sequence is MTDSKPTADTAELKRELSACVRGEVYFDDVTRGVYATDASLFQIMPRCVVVPRDQQDIQRTMEVAARLGVPITARGGATSLSGQTYGPGIVLDVSKYLNQVLEINVEQQWARVQPGVVRDQLNAQVGKHGLHFAPDPATGSRATIGGMVGNNTCGTRSVVYGKTIDHVIGCRVMLSDGTICELDAVDESTWQDRAAGNGVSPRVAELYRGVSEIIADHRDEILQRYPKVLRRVSGYNLDEFVDGAGYTGDIGPRRESNQGHRPWNLSNLIVGSEGTLALVLDAKIRLTPLPAASALCVVHFHGLIDALQHVDAMLEFQPSTVELLDATVMREAKVNPATRHMAYFVEGDPQAVQIVEFFGDDADQARQRCEQFAATMRQQRIGYSWPVFADAKGMRDVWETRKLGLGLISNVKGANKGRDFIEDACVPTEHLAEYIDKIQKLCSEHGIDRLSLYAHASVGVVHVVPALDLHDPQQAETMQRIADQAFEWVMQYGGSWSGEHGDGQLRGQYLPAMFGDDLYEAFRQIKTLFDPAGLMNPGKVIDTQKLTDNLRYQQPGYNQNAAKAEAASLYRYADQGGLQLAVEQCNGVGACRKLGSGTMCPSYMATRDEQHTTRGRANALRLAMTGQLGTDPVASLGSDGIHDVLSLCLSCKACKSECPNAVDMAKLKSEALQMRHDQKGTSLAAKVLGRMPDAAKRYAGRAAKLTNLASRIPGGRAILERLTGIDRRRPLPAFASETLQQSLRRQSIPVGPRTRGKVVLFDDTYANYFEPSIGRSAIELLESAGFEVVLAKAGCCQRPRLSKGLVREAKQLGEQLFKNLDVFAQQGLPIICLEPSCASALVDDLADLIDDAELGQRVAQQIVMIDTFLEREKVELECDVPKVLLHGHCHQKALFGTAATHLLFEQMEGSECEEVDSGCCGMAGSFGYEHFELSQQVGEDRLFPAVREAVAKGETVVACGISCRHQLKDCLDVEAKHFVEVVRVVV, encoded by the coding sequence GTGACTGACTCCAAACCAACGGCGGACACTGCCGAATTGAAGCGTGAACTTTCTGCCTGCGTGCGCGGCGAAGTCTATTTCGATGATGTGACGCGCGGGGTGTATGCCACCGATGCGTCGCTGTTTCAAATCATGCCGCGGTGTGTGGTCGTGCCCCGCGATCAGCAAGACATCCAGCGGACGATGGAAGTGGCCGCGCGACTCGGGGTGCCGATCACGGCCCGCGGCGGCGCGACGTCGCTGTCCGGCCAGACCTACGGTCCGGGCATCGTGCTGGACGTTTCCAAGTACTTGAACCAGGTGCTGGAAATCAACGTCGAACAACAGTGGGCCCGCGTTCAACCCGGTGTGGTCCGCGACCAATTGAACGCCCAGGTTGGAAAACATGGTCTGCATTTCGCGCCCGATCCGGCCACCGGTTCACGGGCTACGATCGGCGGAATGGTCGGCAATAACACCTGCGGCACCCGCAGCGTGGTCTACGGCAAAACCATCGACCATGTGATCGGTTGCCGCGTGATGCTCAGCGATGGCACGATCTGTGAACTAGACGCCGTCGACGAATCGACTTGGCAGGACCGCGCGGCCGGCAACGGTGTGTCGCCGCGGGTTGCCGAACTGTACCGCGGCGTGTCGGAAATCATCGCCGACCATCGCGATGAAATCCTGCAGCGGTATCCGAAAGTGCTGCGTCGCGTTTCCGGCTACAACCTCGACGAGTTTGTGGACGGTGCGGGCTACACGGGCGATATCGGTCCCCGACGCGAATCGAACCAAGGGCATCGACCCTGGAACCTGTCCAACCTGATCGTGGGCAGCGAAGGCACCTTGGCGCTGGTGCTGGACGCCAAGATTCGACTGACCCCCCTGCCCGCCGCCAGTGCCCTATGTGTGGTGCATTTCCACGGCTTGATCGACGCCCTGCAGCACGTCGACGCGATGCTGGAATTTCAGCCGTCCACGGTGGAACTGTTGGACGCCACGGTGATGCGCGAAGCCAAAGTGAATCCGGCCACCCGCCACATGGCGTACTTCGTCGAAGGGGATCCGCAAGCCGTTCAGATCGTCGAGTTTTTTGGCGACGATGCCGATCAGGCTCGCCAGCGCTGCGAACAATTCGCGGCCACCATGCGGCAGCAGAGAATCGGCTACAGTTGGCCGGTATTTGCGGACGCCAAGGGCATGCGTGACGTTTGGGAAACCCGCAAGTTGGGACTGGGACTGATCTCCAACGTCAAAGGCGCCAACAAGGGACGCGACTTCATCGAAGACGCCTGCGTGCCCACGGAGCATCTGGCTGAGTACATCGACAAGATTCAAAAACTGTGCAGCGAACATGGGATCGACCGTTTGAGTCTGTACGCACACGCTTCGGTGGGCGTGGTGCATGTCGTGCCGGCGCTCGATTTGCATGATCCCCAGCAAGCGGAGACGATGCAGCGGATCGCCGATCAAGCGTTTGAATGGGTGATGCAGTACGGCGGTTCCTGGTCGGGCGAACACGGCGACGGGCAACTGCGCGGGCAGTATTTGCCGGCCATGTTTGGCGATGATTTGTACGAAGCTTTCCGGCAGATCAAAACTTTGTTCGATCCCGCCGGATTGATGAATCCCGGCAAAGTCATCGACACACAGAAGCTGACCGATAACCTGCGGTATCAGCAACCCGGTTACAACCAAAACGCTGCCAAGGCCGAAGCGGCGTCGTTGTATCGTTACGCCGATCAGGGCGGCCTGCAGCTGGCCGTCGAACAGTGCAACGGCGTCGGGGCTTGTCGCAAACTGGGCAGTGGCACGATGTGTCCGTCTTACATGGCCACTCGCGATGAACAGCACACCACGCGAGGTCGGGCCAACGCGTTGCGACTGGCGATGACCGGACAACTGGGCACCGACCCCGTCGCCTCACTTGGCTCTGACGGGATCCATGACGTTTTGTCGTTGTGTCTGTCTTGCAAGGCTTGTAAGAGCGAATGTCCCAATGCCGTGGATATGGCCAAGCTGAAAAGCGAAGCTCTGCAGATGCGGCATGACCAGAAAGGCACCTCACTGGCAGCAAAGGTGCTGGGACGGATGCCCGATGCCGCCAAACGTTATGCCGGACGAGCCGCCAAGCTGACCAATCTAGCCAGCCGGATTCCCGGTGGACGAGCGATTTTGGAACGCTTGACCGGTATCGATCGCCGCCGTCCTCTGCCCGCTTTCGCCAGCGAAACGCTGCAGCAGTCGCTGAGACGTCAGAGCATTCCAGTCGGCCCGCGAACGCGCGGCAAAGTGGTGTTGTTCGACGACACGTATGCGAACTATTTCGAACCTTCGATCGGACGCTCGGCGATCGAGCTGTTGGAATCGGCCGGGTTTGAAGTCGTGTTGGCCAAAGCCGGATGTTGTCAACGGCCACGGCTGTCGAAGGGCCTGGTTCGCGAAGCCAAACAGCTCGGCGAGCAGCTATTCAAGAATCTCGATGTGTTCGCGCAGCAGGGGCTGCCGATCATTTGTCTTGAGCCCTCGTGTGCTTCGGCCTTGGTCGACGACTTGGCGGACCTGATCGACGACGCCGAACTGGGACAGCGAGTGGCCCAGCAAATCGTCATGATCGACACGTTCTTAGAACGCGAAAAAGTCGAGCTGGAGTGTGACGTTCCCAAAGTCTTGTTGCACGGTCACTGCCATCAGAAAGCTCTGTTTGGCACCGCGGCAACTCATCTGCTGTTCGAACAGATGGAAGGCAGCGAATGTGAGGAAGTGGATTCAGGTTGTTGTGGTATGGCCGGTTCGTTTGGCTACGAACACTTCGAGTTGTCGCAGCAGGTGGGAGAAGACCGCTTGTTCCCGGCGGTCCGCGAAGCGGTCGCCAAAGGCGAAACCGTCGTCGCTTGCGGGATCTCCTGCCGCCATCAGTTAAAGGACTGCCTGGACGTCGAAGCCAAACACTTCGTCGAAGTCGTACGGGTAGTCGTTTGA
- a CDS encoding alpha/beta hydrolase gives MSTFHPIFAACLIGTFLFSASAAAEPESMPLWSGDAPGETAELGPERTQPLRNEKPTPIIRLTDVTKPMITVYRPEKQDPARSVVIVAPGGGYNILAYNHEGSEICEWLNSIGVTAVLLKYRVPRRPDVEPHAVPLLDAQRAVRTVRANAEKWNIDSDKIGMLGFSAGGHLTVMTGVHGDDTVAQPADDIDKQSARINFMIPIYPAYLLNKETQQLETSIKVDKDFPPAFIAITYDDAERAVGAAQLLIAMKSVNVPCELHVYRNGGHGYGMRPTGNAVAQWPKLCQDWMLASGLLTK, from the coding sequence ATGAGCACCTTCCATCCCATTTTTGCCGCCTGTTTGATCGGCACTTTCTTGTTTTCCGCATCCGCTGCTGCCGAACCCGAATCGATGCCCTTGTGGTCCGGCGACGCGCCGGGAGAAACCGCAGAGCTTGGTCCCGAACGGACTCAGCCGCTGCGTAATGAAAAACCGACCCCGATCATTCGGTTGACGGACGTCACCAAGCCGATGATCACCGTGTATCGTCCGGAGAAACAGGATCCGGCTCGTTCGGTCGTGATCGTGGCTCCCGGCGGCGGCTACAATATTTTGGCCTACAACCATGAAGGCAGCGAGATTTGCGAGTGGTTAAACTCGATCGGCGTGACCGCGGTGCTGTTGAAATACCGGGTGCCTCGTCGGCCGGATGTGGAACCGCACGCCGTTCCCTTGTTGGACGCTCAACGAGCCGTGCGGACGGTGCGCGCAAACGCCGAAAAGTGGAACATCGACTCGGACAAGATCGGCATGTTGGGCTTCTCCGCCGGCGGGCATCTGACGGTCATGACCGGCGTACATGGCGACGACACGGTCGCTCAACCCGCTGACGACATCGACAAGCAAAGTGCCCGGATCAACTTCATGATCCCCATCTATCCAGCTTATCTGCTGAATAAAGAAACGCAGCAGTTGGAAACGTCGATCAAGGTCGACAAAGACTTCCCGCCGGCGTTTATCGCCATCACCTATGACGATGCCGAGCGGGCCGTCGGCGCCGCTCAGTTGTTGATCGCCATGAAATCCGTCAACGTGCCCTGTGAACTGCACGTCTACCGCAACGGCGGCCACGGCTATGGCATGCGGCCAACGGGCAACGCTGTGGCCCAGTGGCCCAAACTATGCCAGGACTGGATGCTGGCCTCGGGCTTGCTGACCAAGTAG
- a CDS encoding DUF1559 family PulG-like putative transporter translates to MFTKLFATVAFLASVPLVAAAQDSTTESPQTFPPGVVMHDTVLAAHLDLDRLDLAATAKAISQIIGQPTDASAAAPAEAMLNVLRGAGANDVYVTVPGRALLQGGVCLVIPCDNQQVVQQTVSSFSNLVPQTFDFRILQTDSAVVVCPAMMATEFQGEGADKRPVNRPEFDAGLKTMSSFANQIVISLPEDIRNELAVLWPEKLGSDDPTGISPQRFAASARSVLIGWSLPPELDFEAQVQASDPQGAQACEQELSKLLKLIPPEMPRPSIRVEDDTVLIQADAEKLQTLFTTLLQPARRGAQQQQSMNNFKQLALAMHNFHDNYGFFPGKYTVDTKGRPLLSWRVALLPYLEQAPLYAKFKLDEPWDSEHNLPLAQQMPDVFRVVGDDLPAGKSRVRLPVVAGSLWSGDGPPRTIRDITDGTSNTIWVATAPKSAAVTWTKPDDWKLDEAKLKEQFFGDQAVVTTSFGDGSAHAITPAITAKTLKALLTMAGGEVVQHEEVK, encoded by the coding sequence GTGTTCACAAAACTATTTGCAACCGTTGCGTTCCTGGCGAGCGTGCCGCTGGTAGCCGCCGCTCAAGACAGCACAACAGAATCACCCCAAACCTTCCCGCCCGGGGTGGTGATGCACGATACGGTCTTGGCGGCTCACCTGGATCTAGACCGGCTGGACTTGGCCGCCACCGCCAAAGCGATCTCACAAATCATTGGACAGCCCACCGACGCTTCCGCGGCGGCGCCGGCCGAAGCGATGCTCAACGTGCTCCGCGGCGCCGGAGCCAACGATGTGTACGTGACCGTTCCCGGACGAGCTCTACTGCAAGGCGGCGTGTGTCTGGTGATCCCCTGCGACAACCAACAGGTCGTCCAGCAAACCGTCAGCAGTTTTTCCAATCTGGTCCCGCAGACCTTCGACTTCCGGATCCTGCAAACCGACTCGGCGGTGGTCGTCTGTCCCGCCATGATGGCAACGGAATTCCAGGGCGAAGGAGCGGACAAACGTCCGGTCAATCGTCCCGAATTTGATGCCGGACTCAAAACCATGTCGAGTTTTGCCAATCAGATCGTGATCAGCCTACCCGAAGACATTCGCAATGAGCTCGCCGTCCTGTGGCCGGAGAAGCTGGGCAGCGACGACCCCACGGGCATTTCACCACAGCGTTTTGCCGCCTCCGCGCGGTCGGTGTTGATCGGTTGGAGCCTTCCGCCGGAGTTAGATTTTGAAGCACAGGTGCAAGCATCGGACCCCCAAGGTGCACAGGCCTGCGAGCAGGAACTGTCCAAACTGCTGAAATTGATTCCGCCAGAAATGCCTCGTCCCTCGATCCGCGTCGAGGACGATACCGTGCTGATCCAAGCCGACGCCGAGAAACTGCAAACGCTGTTCACTACGTTGCTACAACCGGCTCGTCGCGGTGCTCAACAGCAACAATCCATGAACAACTTCAAACAACTGGCGTTGGCAATGCACAACTTCCACGATAATTACGGTTTCTTCCCCGGCAAGTACACCGTCGATACCAAGGGTCGCCCGCTGCTGAGCTGGCGAGTAGCCCTGTTGCCATACCTGGAACAAGCCCCACTGTACGCCAAGTTCAAACTGGATGAACCCTGGGACAGCGAACACAACCTGCCGCTGGCCCAGCAGATGCCCGACGTGTTTCGTGTTGTAGGAGATGACCTGCCGGCGGGCAAGAGCCGCGTCCGACTGCCGGTCGTTGCGGGTAGCCTGTGGTCGGGCGATGGCCCTCCTCGCACCATCCGCGACATCACCGATGGCACGAGCAATACGATCTGGGTAGCCACGGCACCCAAATCCGCCGCCGTGACCTGGACCAAGCCGGATGACTGGAAGCTGGACGAAGCCAAGCTGAAGGAGCAATTCTTTGGCGACCAAGCGGTCGTGACGACCAGCTTCGGCGACGGATCGGCACACGCGATCACGCCGGCCATCACCGCCAAGACTCTGAAAGCGTTATTGACGATGGCCGGCGGTGAAGTGGTTCAGCACGAAGAGGTGAAGTAA
- a CDS encoding RNA polymerase sigma factor, which yields MIDAATLSELWRQHADRLLMIARATGEPAEDAVQEAFVALAQQATLPDDPLAWLARTTRNAILQAHRGRQRRTAREQLAAQQRSWFAQPEQYEDQQLDGQQVTAWLEALDAADREIIVMHLWGGLTFRQIADVIGRSAATANRRYQQALGALQARANQNQTR from the coding sequence GTGATCGATGCGGCGACCCTCTCCGAGCTCTGGCGACAGCATGCCGATCGGCTGCTGATGATCGCCCGTGCCACCGGTGAACCCGCCGAAGATGCGGTCCAGGAAGCCTTTGTGGCTCTGGCTCAGCAAGCCACGCTGCCGGACGACCCGCTGGCTTGGCTGGCGCGAACCACTCGCAACGCCATCCTGCAGGCCCATCGCGGCAGACAGCGGCGGACGGCTCGAGAACAACTAGCCGCTCAGCAACGGTCTTGGTTTGCTCAGCCAGAGCAATATGAAGATCAACAGTTGGACGGCCAACAGGTCACCGCTTGGCTGGAGGCCCTGGATGCGGCGGATCGAGAAATCATCGTGATGCACCTCTGGGGGGGACTCACGTTTCGACAAATCGCCGACGTCATCGGCCGGTCCGCGGCGACCGCCAACCGTCGCTACCAACAGGCGCTCGGCGCTCTACAAGCCCGCGCCAACCAGAATCAAACGAGGTGA
- a CDS encoding AAA family ATPase, with product MAGSPSDDQIIESTRLYREALRATQQLYVESGDLLRGSYDWLVDGNAPDAIAIADQMNDLHHGLVMKVFASSLHDVHGRTLEQRQLGRVLLAHIWDKPVIGHQLNDAVDWLIGEANKFRWIDLVKPFAELPPLRERWGELNALIIRMANLVAKVDGDFSSGDSQRLEALQLELDRIGGHAPEHFTADETPPRDALKWLRDEAERLRSGAATVERPTPTRSGGGHSPQARTTPAIQSPATDKPAASTEVDPRSPEERLADAMAKLDRLIGLDAIKQQIETLTNFLKMEARRQEEGLPTTTPSLHMAFVGNPGTGKTTVARIIAEIFGALGVLEKGQLVETDRSGLVAEYAGQTGPKTNAKIDEAIGGVLFIDEAYTLIDRSGQDQYGREAIQTLLKRMEDQRDQLVVILAGYPQEMEVMIRSNPGLSSRVGTTMHFDDYSPAELSRIFALIAGKAQYTLPTESRRRLLRGFAYLYAGRDRHFGNGRCSRNSFERSVRRLANRLAGLTEVDRELLTTLQAEDIEVAGVMMDHLAAMADEAGQVRVDCPECQTQMTIDDQKLASEVVCESCQKPFQADWGEPEIV from the coding sequence GTGGCTGGTTCCCCGTCCGACGATCAAATCATTGAATCGACGCGGCTGTACCGTGAAGCTTTGCGAGCAACGCAGCAGTTGTACGTGGAAAGCGGCGACTTGCTGCGCGGCAGTTACGACTGGCTGGTCGATGGCAATGCCCCCGATGCGATCGCGATTGCCGACCAGATGAACGACCTGCACCACGGGCTGGTGATGAAAGTCTTCGCCAGTTCCTTGCACGACGTTCACGGCCGTACGCTGGAACAACGGCAACTCGGCCGCGTATTGCTCGCGCATATCTGGGACAAGCCCGTGATTGGCCATCAGCTGAACGACGCGGTCGACTGGCTGATCGGGGAAGCCAACAAGTTTCGCTGGATCGATTTGGTCAAACCGTTTGCCGAGCTGCCGCCGCTGCGCGAACGCTGGGGCGAACTGAACGCGTTGATCATTCGGATGGCAAACTTAGTTGCCAAAGTCGACGGCGATTTCAGCTCCGGCGATAGCCAGCGGTTGGAGGCTTTGCAGCTGGAACTCGATCGCATCGGCGGCCATGCACCGGAACATTTCACCGCCGATGAAACGCCCCCACGCGATGCTCTGAAATGGCTGCGTGACGAAGCCGAACGGTTGCGGAGCGGTGCCGCCACGGTCGAACGCCCCACGCCCACCCGTTCCGGTGGCGGCCATTCACCGCAGGCGCGAACAACGCCGGCCATCCAATCGCCAGCGACCGACAAACCGGCGGCTTCCACCGAAGTGGATCCGCGAAGTCCAGAAGAACGTCTGGCCGATGCGATGGCGAAACTCGATCGGTTGATTGGCTTGGATGCCATCAAGCAGCAGATCGAGACGCTGACCAACTTTCTGAAGATGGAAGCTCGACGGCAGGAAGAGGGTTTGCCCACCACCACGCCCAGCTTGCACATGGCGTTTGTCGGCAACCCCGGCACGGGCAAGACCACCGTGGCCCGCATCATTGCGGAAATTTTCGGAGCCCTGGGCGTGCTGGAGAAAGGCCAGTTGGTGGAAACCGATCGCAGCGGTCTGGTCGCCGAATACGCCGGCCAGACGGGTCCCAAGACCAACGCCAAAATCGATGAAGCGATCGGCGGCGTGCTGTTCATCGACGAAGCCTACACGTTGATCGATCGCAGCGGCCAGGATCAGTACGGGCGAGAAGCGATTCAGACGCTATTAAAACGGATGGAAGACCAACGTGATCAGTTGGTCGTCATCCTGGCGGGCTATCCGCAAGAAATGGAAGTCATGATCCGCAGCAACCCGGGACTCAGCTCGCGAGTCGGCACGACGATGCATTTCGACGACTACTCGCCGGCCGAGCTGAGTCGGATCTTTGCGCTGATCGCCGGCAAAGCGCAATACACGCTGCCCACCGAGTCGCGGCGGCGACTGCTACGCGGGTTCGCTTATCTGTACGCCGGTCGTGACCGTCATTTCGGAAATGGCCGCTGTTCACGCAATAGTTTTGAACGCAGCGTCCGTCGGCTGGCCAATCGCTTGGCGGGCTTGACCGAGGTCGATCGCGAATTGCTAACCACGCTGCAAGCCGAAGACATCGAAGTGGCCGGCGTGATGATGGATCATCTGGCGGCCATGGCCGACGAAGCCGGCCAGGTCCGCGTGGATTGTCCGGAATGCCAAACGCAGATGACGATCGACGATCAAAAACTAGCCAGCGAAGTCGTCTGCGAAAGCTGTCAAAAACCATTCCAAGCCGACTGGGGCGAACCGGAGATCGTGTAG
- a CDS encoding ABC transporter permease — protein MLKYVLKTLWRHRARTLLTVSGTAVAMFVFCCVGSVQGGLERLTSGADADRSLIVFQENRFCPSSSRLPEDYARQIRDISGVVDVMPIQVWTNNCRASLDIVVFNGAAPEQIQDTRPVKLTEGDWQSFQSRTDAAIVGRNVAQRRGIRTGDQFSIGDLSVNVAGIFESTVPAEENLIYTSLDFLQYTRGLDAAGLVTQHEVLLSSDADPDRVAAAIDERLRAGPVATKTRRKGAFQASTLSDLVDLIGFAHWLGFACVALVLSIVATTSVMSVQDRIQEYAVLQTIGMRPLGAMKLVLGESTLLCLIGGTLGTGLALTALALGGFAIGAEGATIAFRPSLSLAVQGAIASLGIGVVAGLAPAIQVAKIPLVTALQRG, from the coding sequence ATGCTGAAATACGTCTTAAAAACGTTGTGGCGTCATCGAGCGAGGACATTGCTGACCGTCAGTGGGACGGCGGTGGCGATGTTCGTGTTTTGCTGTGTGGGTTCGGTGCAGGGCGGGCTGGAACGACTGACCTCCGGCGCCGACGCCGACCGCAGCCTGATCGTGTTTCAGGAAAATCGGTTCTGCCCTTCCAGCAGCCGACTACCCGAGGACTACGCCCGGCAGATCCGTGACATCAGCGGCGTCGTCGATGTGATGCCGATCCAGGTGTGGACCAACAATTGCCGCGCCAGTCTGGACATTGTGGTGTTTAACGGCGCCGCTCCAGAACAGATCCAAGACACGCGTCCGGTCAAACTAACCGAGGGTGACTGGCAATCGTTTCAGTCGCGAACAGACGCGGCCATCGTGGGACGCAACGTGGCCCAGCGACGCGGAATTCGCACGGGTGATCAATTTTCGATCGGCGATCTATCGGTCAACGTGGCGGGCATCTTTGAATCTACCGTGCCGGCCGAAGAAAATCTCATCTACACCAGCTTGGATTTTTTACAGTACACGCGTGGATTGGATGCCGCGGGACTGGTCACCCAACATGAAGTCTTGCTGTCCAGCGACGCGGACCCCGATCGGGTGGCCGCCGCGATCGACGAACGGTTGCGAGCCGGTCCGGTGGCGACCAAGACGCGTCGTAAAGGAGCCTTCCAAGCCAGCACGCTGTCGGACCTGGTCGACCTGATCGGGTTTGCTCATTGGCTGGGCTTTGCCTGCGTGGCTTTGGTGTTGTCGATCGTGGCGACGACGTCGGTGATGTCGGTTCAAGATCGGATTCAAGAATACGCCGTGCTGCAAACCATCGGCATGCGGCCGCTGGGGGCGATGAAGTTGGTGCTGGGCGAAAGCACGCTGCTGTGCTTGATCGGCGGGACGTTGGGCACGGGATTGGCGCTGACGGCACTGGCGTTGGGCGGTTTTGCAATCGGCGCCGAAGGCGCCACGATCGCGTTTCGTCCCTCGCTGTCGCTGGCCGTGCAGGGAGCGATCGCCTCGCTGGGAATCGGCGTGGTGGCGGGGCTGGCCCCGGCGATCCAAGTCGCCAAAATCCCGCTGGTAACAGCGCTACAGCGCGGGTAG
- a CDS encoding ABC transporter ATP-binding protein, producing MALVELRNVSKSFRKGEETITPLRNVDLDIAEGEFVSLMGPSGTGKSTLLNVISGIDRPDEGSIVVGGVKVNRLSRSKLADWRAANLGYIFQTHNLIPVLTAYENVELPTLLLKLPAAERRKRVTLALEAVGLNDRAEHYPRQLSGGQEQRVGIARAIVAHPLVVVADEPTGSLDSDTSEQIQDLLQRLNKELNITMLMVTHDTDVAKIASRQLLLDHGHFVEATQTC from the coding sequence ATGGCTTTGGTAGAATTAAGAAATGTCAGCAAAAGTTTCCGCAAGGGTGAAGAAACCATTACGCCGCTGCGGAATGTCGACCTGGACATTGCCGAAGGCGAGTTTGTGTCGCTGATGGGGCCAAGCGGTACCGGCAAAAGTACGCTGCTGAACGTGATCAGTGGCATCGACCGACCGGACGAAGGCTCGATCGTCGTGGGCGGCGTGAAAGTCAATCGGTTGTCACGTAGTAAGCTGGCCGATTGGCGAGCGGCAAACCTGGGTTACATTTTTCAAACCCACAACCTGATCCCGGTGCTGACGGCTTATGAAAACGTCGAATTGCCAACGCTGTTGCTGAAGTTGCCCGCGGCCGAGCGCCGCAAGCGGGTCACTTTGGCGCTCGAAGCGGTGGGTCTGAACGATCGCGCCGAACACTATCCGCGGCAGTTGTCGGGCGGTCAAGAACAGCGAGTGGGAATCGCGCGGGCCATCGTCGCTCATCCCCTGGTCGTGGTTGCCGACGAACCGACGGGCAGTTTGGACAGCGACACCAGCGAACAAATTCAAGATCTACTGCAACGGCTGAACAAGGAATTGAACATCACCATGTTGATGGTGACGCACGATACGGACGTCGCCAAAATCGCGTCCCGTCAGTTGTTGCTCGATCACGGCCATTTTGTGGAAGCGACCCAGACATGCTGA